A region of Liolophura sinensis isolate JHLJ2023 chromosome 8, CUHK_Ljap_v2, whole genome shotgun sequence DNA encodes the following proteins:
- the LOC135473964 gene encoding nucleoside diphosphate-linked moiety X motif 17-like yields the protein MAAEASKRTLVYLRKSSSNDDPVAAHFTRSVLDYFGFPDNEGWLSAELKDNKLLISDGDCKARVKIRRPPFCPIRNLTEREITRLPDDILNRGVDTGAAVILQTGDNKILLTRRASHLRTFPGIWVPPGGHIEENETIVEAGIRELREETGITLNQSDCVDSHLQVLALWESTFPPKLSLGLPKRHHIVVYILAKLLPSITSEELQKQIALDPAEVGASAWLDRQMIEAITSTSGGNQPYGKENKNKTVPEKMKAILITEDKEQILTDLPTAPLLETSSDAVDLERVSTGTKFVLEEWLKLT from the exons ATGGCAGCCGAAGCCAGTAAACGGACTCTTGTCTACTTGAGGAAGTCTTCTAGCAATGATGACCCAGTAGCTGCTCATTTTACACGG AGTGTGTTGGATTATTTTGGTTTCCCTGACAACGAAGGCTGGCTTAGTGCAGAGCTCAAAGACAATAAATTGCTAATTAGTGATGGAGACTGCAAGGCGCGTGTAAAAATTAGG AGACCGCCTTTCTGCCCCATTCGTAATTTGACTGAAAGAGAAATTACACGACTTCCGGATGATATACTCAACAGAGGAGTAGACACCGGAGCAGCTGTCATTCTTCAGACTGGGGACAACAAGATCTTACTGACTAGGAGAGCGAGCCACTTGCGCACATTTCCAGGAATATGGGTTCCGCCAG GTGGGCATATTGAAGAAAATGAAACG ATCGTGGAGGCAGGGATACGAGAACTTCGGGAAGAAACTGGGATCACCCTGAACCAATCAGATTGTGTGGATTCTCACCTGCAAGTCTTAGCTCTGTGGGAG TCCACATTTCCGCCGAAACTGAGCCTAGGTCTGCCGAAGCGCCATCACATTGTGGTGTACATTTTAGCCAAGCTGTTGCCGTCCATTACGTCAGAGGAACTGCAGAAGCAAATAGCACTAGATCCGGCGGAAGTAGGCGCGAGTGCTTGGCTGGATAGACAGATGATCGAAGCTATAACTTCCACCAGCGGAGGAAATCAGCCTTATGGGAAGGAGAATAAGAATAAGACTGTCCCTGAGAAAATGAA GGCTATTCTGATTACCGAGGACAAGGAACAAATATTGACTGATCTGCCTACAGCACCCTTATTAGAAACTTCTTCGGATGCCGTGGATTTAGAACGGGTTAGCACTGGGACGAAATTTGTTTTAGAAGAATGGCTTAAATTGACGTAG